A single region of the Ziziphus jujuba cultivar Dongzao chromosome 10, ASM3175591v1 genome encodes:
- the LOC107410661 gene encoding beta-hexosaminidase 3 has translation MGLKGGISSLPLLFFLLFVLFLNGGGGVSGLNIWPLPASVSNGQQSLVLSSDFHLNTQYPDSSSILSGAFSRLVDIIRISHVVEGNVSLVDPSLILQGINVVISSNDEQLQYGIDESYKLSIPSPDSQPLYAYLEAKTVYGALHGLQTFSQLCQFNFTTKVIEVHLVPWTIVDEPRFSYRGLLIDTSRHYLPLPVIKKVIDSMAYSKLNVLHWHIVDTQSFPLEIPSYPKLWDGAYSESERYTVEDAEEIVSYAQRRGINVLAEIDVPGHAQSWGVGYPSLLPASACTQPLDVSREFTFEVIDGILSDFSKIFKFKFVHLGGDEVDTSCWASTARVRRWLVSRRLNQSEAYQYFVLRAQNIALSHGFEIVNWEETFNNFGNKLSQKTVVHNWLGDGVAQKVTAAGLRCIVSNQDKWYLDHLDVTWQQFYLNEPLTNITDPTQQKLVIGGEVCMWGETVDASDIEQTIWPRAAAAAERLWTPYDRLAKDTSKVTGRLAHFRCLLNQRGVAAAPLAGRGRGAPEEPGSCYVQK, from the exons ATGGGGTTAAAGGGAGGCATTAGCTCTTTGCCtctgcttttttttcttctttttgttctttttcttaatggtggtggtggtgttagTGGATTGAACATTTGGCCATTGCCAGCATCAGTGAGCAATGGACAGCAGAGTCTGGTATTGAGCAGTGATTTCCATCTGAATACCCAGTACCCTGATTCTTCTTCCATTCTCAGTGGTGCTTTCTCTAGGCTTGTGGATATCATTCGTATTTCACATGTTGTGGAAGGAAATGTCAGCCTTGTTGATCCTTCTCTCATTCTTCAGGGTATCAATGTTGTCATCTCCTCCAACGATGAacag TTACAATATGGCATAGATGAGTCTTACAAGTTATCGATCCCTTCGCCGGATTCACAGCCACTTTATGCATATCTTGAG GCAAAGACAGTTTATGGTGCCTTACATGGACTGCAG ACATTCAGCCAATTATGCCAATTTAATTTCACCACCAAGGTTATCGAAGTTCATTTGGTACCATGGACCATTGTGGATGAGCCAAGATTCTCATATCGAGGGCTTTTAATTG ATACATCTCGACACTATCTGCCATTGCCTGTGATAAAGAAAGTGATCGATTCTATGGCCTATTCAAAGCTg AATGTGTTGCATTGGCACATTGTAGATACACAGTCTTTTCCTTTAGAGATACCTTCATATCCAAAACTTTGGGATGGTGCTTATTCAGAATCAGAAAGATATACAGTAGAAGATGCTGAAGAAATTGTGAG CTATGCTCAAAGACGAGGGATTAATGTATTGGCTGAAATTGATGTTCCAGGACATGCTCAATCATG GGGTGTTGGCTATCCATCTCTATTGCCAGCAAGTGCTTGTACGCAACCACTCGACGTTAGCAGAGAGTTCACTTTTGAAGTAATTGATGGAATTCTTTCAG ATTTCAGCAAGATCTTTAAGTTCAAATTTGTTCATTTGGGAGGTGACGAAGTTGATACAA GTTGTTGGGCATCAACTGCTCGTGTAAGACGATG GTTAGTATCGCGTCGCTTGAATCAGTCCGAAGCCTATCAATACTTTGTTTTGCGAGCACAAAATATAGCTTTGTCTcatggatttgaaattgttaACTG GGAAGAGACTTTTAATAACTTTGGCAATAAATTGAGCCAAAAGACGGTGGTGCACAACTG GCTTGGAGACGGTGTGGCACAGAAAGTTACCGCAGCTGGGTTAAGGTGCATTGTAAGCAACCAGGATAAATGGTATTTGGACCACTTAGATGTAACATGGCAACAATTCTATCTGAATGAACCACTCACAAATATCACAGACCCCACACAGCAAAAACTAGTTATTGGTGGAGAGGTATGCATGTGGGGTGAAACCGTTGATGCATCAGACATTGAACAAACCATATGGCCTCGTGCTGCAGCAGCTGCAG AGCGGCTGTGGACACCTTACGACAGGCTGGCTAAAGATACAAGCAAAGTTACTGGAAGGCTAGCACATTTCAGGTGTCTACTGAATCAAAGAGGAGTTGCTGCTGCTCCATTAGCTGGACGAGGAAGAGGTGCCCCTGAAGAGCCTGGCTCTTGCTATGTGCAAAAGTAA